The DNA region CCTTTCGCTACCTCATGTCAAGCATGTCCGTATAAGACAGGCGGCTCGGATGACTGGCTTTCCGCCATATAAGTATACAATGCGTACGATAGACGGCTGTATGATTATTTGGTGACCGACGGCAAGTGCAACGGGAATCAAGGCCATTGAAATCTGGTCAAAAGCGATCATTGCGGTCCTATTGATTTCATGGGAGTGATAGCCTCGTGACGAAAGTGCGCAGAGAATAGACGTCTGTGGTGCAGTCTGTGTTGCCCAATGTGCATTGCCCGAAGTCAACAAGTCCTTGTGAGCGCATATATACGGTGAGAACTCCTAGTCGCGCTTCTGTTACCAATTAAAGGGTCTACGAACCGTCGCATCTCTGCCCTGGGAAGAAGTTACGTACCGAACCTCGGCCGAGAAGCCCGATGACTGGAGCCCGTGGCGTAAAGAGCGTGTAAGCGGTTTAAGGCCACTGAGCTTTGGTACAGCCCGGCGGTAAGCTTAGCAATGGGCTCCCAGTCAAGCGCACCCTTATTGTGTTGGATCTTACCTGTTTCATGGCTTGACCTGCTAGTCTGTTAGTGTGAGGCCCACGTTCTCGGACCGCTTCATGCTGTTCGTATCAGGTTGAGCGGACACACGAACGGGGTGCTAACCAAGGTGTCTAGCAGATTCAATATCGATCTTGCGATTATCAGCAATTATGCAGAAAATGGCAGGCTAGATAATTTCAGCGTGACAGAGTTAGCCTGACAATTGGAAGAGCGCCATGTTATTTATTCCCCCAGCCAGATTCTCCAATTGCTGCCTTTTCGCTCATGAAGCAATCAACCTATTATGTGAGAACCGGGAAATATGACAAGGCGCATTAAATACAAGTCATTAATCGTAGAACTCCTCGCCACGCGATCTCGGCTTTGGCGTCCATCATTGCATATGTAAGATGTTCCTATCTGCCATGTTGGGTACATGGGATTCGTACGGAGATAGATAGGTCAGGCTAACTCAGCTGGTTTTTGATGTTCGCCAGGAAACCTAGCAGGCAGTTCTGATAACTTATGTTCCTGCTGACACACGTACAAGTCGCTCTTTGGATATGGTTCCGGCGGCGAGTTCCCCTTCGTGGTTGTCTGtggaagccggcggcggcgcaggaacATGAAGAAGAACAGGCAAGCAACCACGAGgaaagcggcggcgccaacggcccCCGCCGCTATGCCAACCTTCTCTCCCGTGGACAATCCTTTGTCTGGCTGTTGCGGCATTGCAATATTGGTCGGTCGCGTGCTGCCTGTTGTCTCGATCGATGGTGACTTGAGTACGGCGGTTTggcgtgtcgtcgtcgaggttgcgCTCGCAAAATCCCCTGATTTCCACCTGATAGCTAAGCCATAGGCGTTgacgcctcctccgtccACTACAGTGGTGGTCCAGCCAGAGCCGACACGACTAGTAGTGTATGTCACTGGTACGATGGCAGGATAATCTACGGTACACAAATTCGTGCTGTACCACGGCCATGCGCCGTCAGTTTGTTGGTGGCATGTGTAGGAGCTGTGGTAGCCTTGGTCAGAAGGCGAATACAGCAACACCAGACCGGAGCCTCTCCACTAAGGTACTTACATAGGGCAGCATGTTGCTCGTGTctcgctgccgacgatgctTGAACAGGCTACTTGGTATCCCGATGGGCAGACTCCCGGGGAGAAGTAGCGCGTGGGTACCTCTGTCCAGCCTGACGGAAAGCAAGCGGAAGAGCTGGACGATCCGCCGAGCTGAAAGTAGTTGCAGCGGGTGGAGTGACAATCGACAAGTGAGCCCGTGTAGTCGTACTTATACAAGTCCACTAGGCAGCTGGACTCAGGGGTGAAGGTTGTGGTCAGAGCCGGAGCttgtgttgttgttggcgtgGCCGTTGTGACAGACATCTTTTATGTCACGGCATGAGCAACGACATGttcggtgatgatggcgaatGTTGCAACGGCCAGGTCGGGAGAGGCAGAGCCGGCCCTCTCGTGCATTTAAACCTCGGGCTTTACGCATCCTGCAAGTTACAGGGGAGCCATGAGCATAAATCGTGTACCAATCACTGATGATGGCCGTGCCAAGTGCGGCCTTCTTTTAAGCGCCCAGGAGAATGAGGCTGGCCGGTGTTGGTTCCGCCACCCAATCGCGACCGGTTCCCAACCGCTCTCATGCGGGCCGCGGCTGGACGCGCTTATTAGTGCCCCTCTCGCAAACCGCTTGTGCGATCGTGCCGTTTCCGCAGCTTTTTTATAGATACCCAGGAAcatgaaaaaaaaaaattaaaaTCTGCATGGTTCTGCATGCTGGACGGAGCCACATCGTGATCGAAGAAGCTGTGCCTCTTCTCCGCATCTCCCAGCTGAGATATAAGCTACTAGAAAATTCGTCTCTATGCAGGTAACACGTGGGTCAGCAGTGAGCACGAGTGTTTGCTAGATGAGCAGAAAACCCGCACGGGAAAGAGGGACGTGACATCTTCTGATACCTCAGGGCTCATGAAACTATAAGAACATAATTGCTAAGTATAATATTTTTATACATATTGTCGAGCTATAAAGCCGCTCGACTCTTGAAAATAAGCTGCTATGTGGACCGGAAGCAAATGAGAGCCCCATGTTGCATGGAATTGCCAATACCTGTAACTGGTCCTCTATCGGATACCACCCCTTACGCCTGTGTACCTTTTGGCTTGTCCTCTTTGGGGGTTTGTCTCACTGTCGCTGGGCtttgcctcctcctcgataGGCTTGTCCTTCTTCCTATCTTCCATGCCAAAATCGGTGTTATTGTCACTTCTGAGCGGAATCTGCTTCATGGTAGCAACAGCGAGAATTCCCACCGCCCCGAAGGCAATGGCAGCCTGCCAAGACCGCTGGAGCGCCGTACTCTGCACATGAATGACCTCAGCGCGCGTCTCTGCCGATAGCAAGTCGAGAAAGTGCTTCTGGGCTGCCCCGtatgcgccgccgccttcgaaGTCCGCAGCTATCGCTGCACTGCTGCTAATAGCTCCGTCACCCGCGAGCTCCGAAGCCCGGCTAGTATAGATagtgccggcgatggcgactcCCCACATGATGCCGAAACTACGCATAAAACCCCacgtcgccgttgccagcGCCGTGTCCTTGTCCGTCAGCGGGGCTAGTAGCGCTGGGAGCATCGCTCCCATGCCAAACCCTGCGCCGAAGGACTCGAGCACCTGAAAGCCTACCCAGGCGCCCATGCTCGAGTTCTCATCTAGAAGTGTGAAGAGGCCGAACCCGACGACGATTAAGGTGAAACAGACGAGGAGAATGGGCTTATACTTACCGAACTTACTGAGAAGTAATCCACCAATGATGGCGCCCGGAAGAAGTGCGAGGATGGTAGGGAGAAGATCGATGCCAGCCTGGTAGGCCGTCTTTGCTAAAGCGCCCTGGAAGTACACCGGGAGAAAGTAGAGTGCCCacatggtgacgatgccgtggagGAAGGTGAGCAGAAAGACAATGGAGCTGATGGAATTGCCAAAGAGGTGCAGCGGCATGATGGGATTGGGCGTGAGACGTGCATTTCCTTCAAGCACGACGAAGGCTCCCATTGTGGCGATGCCAACGATCAACGGCACCAGTACTTGATACGAGGACCACGGGTGTTGCCCTCCTGCCCAGCCAAGCGCAATCAGCACGGGGACGGTGCCGCTGACAAAGAGCGCGTTACCCATCCAGTCGAGGCTCGAGAACTTGGTGGCCCACGTCTGAGACTTGTCGTATTTGACtcgcaagaagaagaacagcagcacgacggcaACACCGCCAATGGGCACACTCATGTAGAAAGCCCAGCGCCAGGTGCTGTAGCTGACGAGCAGTCCGCCAAAAAAAGGACCGAGAGAGGCTCCAATGCCCACCATGCCGAACACGGCACCCATATAGGTTCCTCTCTCACGGAGCGGCACCAGGTCGCAGATGATGATCTCGCAGAGGACGCCGATGCCTCCGGCTCCGATCCCCTGTATGGCTCGACCGGCGATCATGGTGGCCATGTTCTGGGCTCTGCACTTGTCAGTAGATactctgcgccgccgcatgggACGAAAGAGCAACCTACCCGCCGCAAATACCACTCCCAAGCATAAACATGAGCCCGGCTATTATCAGGGGCCAGCGGCGACCAAAAACGTTTGCAAGCTGGCCATACATGGGCATCAGAGACGTCCTACGGATGTTTAGCATCTCCGTTTTGGGGCAGGGGACGGCCAGGGGAGCTTACATGGTCAGGAAGTATGCGTTGGAAACCCAGATGAAgttctcgccgccgttcAGATCAGCAACAAGTGATGGCATCACCGTTGAGGTGATTGTAGCTTCCGTAGACGTCAAAAGGCTGATGAGAGAGAGCATAACAATGATGGCCCAAAATCTCGGGCCCTTCTCAAACGTTGGTGGGCTCTTCTCCGTGGTCGCTCCATCCTGGGCATAGACAGAAGCGTCTTTTGGCCCCAGGGTAGAAGCGGCTGCGTCTGGAGCATCTTTTGACTCCATGGTCGAAGCT from Purpureocillium takamizusanense chromosome 3, complete sequence includes:
- a CDS encoding uncharacterized protein (TransMembrane:14 (i42-60o80-99i111-129o135-156i168-192o198-218i239-259o265-285i306-327o347-366i373-392o398-425i437-458o518-535i)~COG:U~EggNog:ENOG503NW5M); this translates as MESKDAPDAAASTLGPKDASVYAQDGATTEKSPPTFEKGPRFWAIIVMLSLISLLTSTEATITSTVMPSLVADLNGGENFIWVSNAYFLTMTSLMPMYGQLANVFGRRWPLIIAGLMFMLGSGICGGAQNMATMIAGRAIQGIGAGGIGVLCEIIICDLVPLRERGTYMGAVFGMVGIGASLGPFFGGLLVSYSTWRWAFYMSVPIGGVAVVLLFFFLRVKYDKSQTWATKFSSLDWMGNALFVSGTVPVLIALGWAGGQHPWSSYQVLVPLIVGIATMGAFVVLEGNARLTPNPIMPLHLFGNSISSIVFLLTFLHGIVTMWALYFLPVYFQGALAKTAYQAGIDLLPTILALLPGAIIGGLLLSKFGKYKPILLVCFTLIVVGFGLFTLLDENSSMGAWVGFQVLESFGAGFGMGAMLPALLAPLTDKDTALATATWGFMRSFGIMWGVAIAGTIYTSRASELAGDGAISSSAAIAADFEGGGAYGAAQKHFLDLLSAETRAEVIHVQSTALQRSWQAAIAFGAVGILAVATMKQIPLRSDNNTDFGMEDRKKDKPIEEEAKPSDSETNPQRGQAKRYTGVRGGIR
- a CDS encoding uncharacterized protein (TransMembrane:1 (o213-237i)~EggNog:ENOG503PDYT) — its product is MSVTTATPTTTQAPALTTTFTPESSCLVDLYKYDYTGSLVDCHSTRCNYFQLGGSSSSSACFPSGWTEVPTRYFSPGVCPSGYQVACSSIVGSETRATCCPITNLCTVDYPAIVPVTYTTSRVGSGWTTTVVDGGGVNAYGLAIRWKSGDFASATSTTTRQTAVLKSPSIETTGSTRPTNIAMPQQPDKGLSTGEKVGIAAGAVGAAAFLVVACLFFFMFLRRRRLPQTTTKGNSPPEPYPKSDLYVCQQEHKLSELPARFPGEHQKPAENILHMQ
- a CDS encoding uncharacterized protein (TransMembrane:1 (o197-221i)~EggNog:ENOG503PDYT) — encoded protein: MSVTTATPTTTQAPALTTTFTPESSCLVDLYKYDYTGSLVDCHSTRCNYFQLGGSSSSSACFPSGWTEVPTRYFSPGVCPSGYQVACSSIVGSETRATCCPISYTCHQQTDGAWPWYSTNLCTVDYPAIVPVTYTTSRVGSGWTTTVVDGGGVNAYGLAIRWKSGDFASATSTTTRQTAVLKSPSIETTGSTRPTNIAMPQQPDKGLSTGEKVGIAAGAVGAAAFLVVACLFFFMFLRRRRLPQTTTKGNSPPEPYPKSDLYVCQQEHKLSELPARFPGEHQKPAELA